A window of Canis aureus isolate CA01 chromosome 28, VMU_Caureus_v.1.0, whole genome shotgun sequence genomic DNA:
GGAGGTCCTCAGGAGTCAGTGATACTACCTGCCATATCCACATCTGAGGCACAACTGAACACAGAATGTGGCCATTCACAGACTCTCTAGGTATAACTCTTTGTCAAAAGAATTCTAACTCTATCTTGATTTTTAGGTGTGGGGTTAGCCACCAGAAAACTGGGAAATTTAGCCAAACCCCGTGTGATCATCAGCAAGAAAGGGGATATTATAACTATAAGAACTGAGAGTACATTCAAAAATACAGAGATCTCCTTCAAGTTAGGTCAGGAATTTGAAGAAACCACAGCTGACAACAGGAAAGCAAAGGtaaattttaatgtttctctTCAAAGTTGGCTCATTCTAGGATTTGAGAGGATTACTCCTGTTAGTGTTCAAAAGGGTAGACCACTCTGTTCTATTGAAAATGAATGTGCCTTTGAGGCCCCttacttgatctcaggattttgaTTTTGACTCCAATGTTGGGTGTGGAggctactttaaaataaataaaataggggcacctgggtggctcaggggttgagcgtctgcctttcgctcaggtcatcaaccctgggtcctgggatcaagtccccctgcatatgtctctgcctctctctctctgtatctctcatgaataaataaaatctaaataaataaataaataaataaataaatacaacagaaaaTGAATGTGCTTCATGAGACATCTATTATGAAAACAATTCAATAGTGAATGAATTTCTCTGATCAACCAAAATCCAAACAACTCGATTATATGAATTTGTCTTTGCAGAGCATTGTAACCTTGTCAAGAGGCTCATTGAATCAAGTGCAGAAATGGGATGGCAAAGagacaacaataaaaagaaagttggtGGATGGGAAAATGGTAGTGGTAAGAGTAGTTTCACttctaaatacaaaataatggtattaaaataaagaaatgtgtaatattattttcaagattttcttctttgcaaTACAAATGGTTAAAAATGGCTAAGTAATAATGTCAGAGTTAACGGTTAGATGATATTTCAACCATGAAGACTCATCTATAAGTACTTCAAGTATTGGtccaaaattttagaaagaacGCCTAAAAATAATGGTAAAGTCAAAGAATATGGATAAATCTCACCAGTTTGGACttacaaagagaaaagcaagtctAAGTTTTAAGAGCAAAACAAACCCTGAATGACTCAATTAcagaatatttgtaaatatctaaGTGTTTTACTTTCAAGAATCCAAACTTGGACTACACCATGTCAATAATTTAAGCTCAGCTCAAGGAGACCTTTTTGTCAGCAGATAAAGAATGATGATCAGGGTTAGAAGAGATGacctttaattttcttaagttttatctTCTGTGCTGAATAATACATACACTGACTATAGATTCGtgtaattttaagtgttttccttTAGTTTAGAGGTTCTTATCCCTAGCTACAAAATAGATTTACACGGGGAGTTATTAACAATATGGGGCTCCcaacaaaaatcaattaaatgcaAATCTCTTGGGTGAAAAGGAgccaacagtatttttaaatgttcctcaGATGAAACAAATGTGCATATAGTTTTGAAATCCACTTTTAGTAGATTTAAATGCACACAAATTATGCATAAAAACTTGCCACTTTAAGAAAATTCTTCCATAGTAACATAGATTGACTTCGAAACTGTTTCTCCTATTTCAATGGTGGTAATTCCTAATCGCCAGAGACTGACATACTGATGTTCTATCCGTTTCTAAGTTTAATCTCATGAGCTTGTTTTTATCTTCTGTTGCTATGTGCAGATTTGCTGTTCCCTAGTTTGAGTTTTAGATACTCAAtgaatctctctcttttcttaaggAATGTAAAATGAAGGGCGTGGTATGCACCCGAATTTATGAGAAGGTCTGAGAAAAATCATTTCCTCATTGAAGTGATATTTGATCATTTGAGGTTGGAAATCAACAGTTTTCGTTGGCAAGACCCGACTATACtgcaatttgtttgtttttgcttttgtcttaatAGATCAGATAGGTAAAGGCCTAAACTGAGGATTAATCTAAAATTAAGTgttgtttaaacatttttaatttacatgCATTTCCTTACTATATTAAAGTATGTATATTGGCCAGACCTAAATAGTTGACATTGTGATTTAATTATCTGTGAAATTCTAACTCGTGTTGTACTTTGTATACAGAAATGATAGTAAAGCAAATAATCTGATAGTAAAAGGAAGTAAATGTATTGATTGGGGTAACAGGAGGATGATGGGGAGGAGGATCAGAAGTGAAACAAACTACAGGAAGGAGCTGTTTTAAAGCAGAGTTCTATTTCAGCTAAAAGGGCAGCCTCTACtccagctgatttttttaaattgagggaTAATTTATGGACAGTGAAATGCACAGACATTAAGGGTAGAGTTCAATCCATCGTGacaaatacatgcacacatataacTCACATCCTGATCAAGATAATGGTACATTTCTAATCCCAGAAAGTTTTCTCATGCCTCTTCCCAGTCAATGTCCTGCCCTGTCCCACCTCTACCAAAAGCAAGTAGTGATTTGGTTTCTGTCATTGGGTTTTTACATTACACATTTCTTTAATGTGTGGGATTTTATACAAGGAATATTATCTTTAATTCAAaaaagtatgcttttttttttaaataaaaagcaaccacgaagttttttaaaatcttaaaaagaggaaaacaattgcTTCCGTCCTACATGGTGTGAGCTATCACTTTGTACATACGAACATATTGTACTTACCTGCAACCACGGCCCTCATACTTTTTTACATTCTGCTTTTTGTAACTTTAACAAAGAGTCTCCCACATTTCAATAGGTGCTATGCCAATTTATGATGATTATATAAtatggttgttctatttttatgttatatcCAGTTTGGAGTTATTACAGATTATTTCGCAAAAATTACCTTCATGTACATACATGATtgtgctaaatattttttctaagagAAGGATTAGTAAGTAAATATGGAAAACTGATGGTTTCTtactatttctgtatttctttcctgaatgttgTAGGGATTAGGGGACAACGCAACCAGCAGTATACATGTATAGGGCAATGCATGAACACAGATCCTATCCTGAAGATAACAGCTACTAAGTGGTATATGTGTGTTGTGTGCCAAACTCATTTACTCTCTCCCAGATGATTTAGATGCTGTGTTGCCATATTTAGCACAATCTCACACAACAACCCTAtcaggtagatactattattatccccattttataaaagaggaacCAGTGTAGAGTAACTTGTGCTAAGTCCCAAAGTGCTAGAGAATGAAGAGGGGTCATTTGTTGAAACTTCACTTTATTTTGTCTCCTTGGACACACCTCTTAGAAACTTGTCTGTTTTTTGTAATACCTCTAAAAGTGTGCcattagattatttttgcctgttcttgaatttcatataaatggaatcatacattatgtGTTCTTTCTGTCTGCCTTTTTAAACTCAGCATtatgtttttgaagttcatccatattgtttcTTGTAGCAGTAGTTTGCtcttttattgctaagtagtattctaTTGCATGAGTATATCACAGTTTGCATATCTACCCTTCTCTTAAGACAGTTGGGCTCTCCAGATTTTGGCCatgatgaataaagctgctataaacattcttgtacaagGCTTTTGATGGACATATGAGTTCCTTCCTTCTGGATAAATAACTAGGCATTGAATTACTGGGTCTAGTTGATTTTTGACACGCAAGATAGGGACTACTGTGCCCAAGTAATAATGAAACTCTTTCAGATGTATTGTATGATTGAGCAAATGACAAATGTGTTGATGTTGTTAGGGGCCAGGATTTTCACTATGGAAGACGAATATATGAATATGGAATGAAGGAGGCAGGAAAGAATCACGTGAGAATGGATTGGAATAGATGTAAATTTGTGGTT
This region includes:
- the PMP2 gene encoding myelin P2 protein; translated protein: MSNRFLGTWKLVSSEHFDDYMKALGGVGLATRKLGNLAKPRVIISKKGDIITIRTESTFKNTEISFKLGQEFEETTADNRKAKSIVTLSRGSLNQVQKWDGKETTIKRKLVDGKMVVECKMKGVVCTRIYEKV